From a region of the Thermomicrobium roseum DSM 5159 genome:
- a CDS encoding vacuolar cation/proton exchanger 1a, giving the protein MRRWLAGLLLVPLALEFLHAPPLPALLASAAVLVPLAALLGRATEEAAAHTGPLVGGLLDSTLGKAAELIIALAALRADLHELVKASLAGSILLLILGACLLVGGLRHGLQQFDAQLAGISAPMMMLAVVLLLAPGLFTLGPTPVQGEAVEWMSVGLALVVAGLYALSLLATLRLPGTVTEHEHTAWPLRRAALVLAGATIGLLFMSEVLVGAVEPVVAATGIFAFFGGVVLVLLVESVAEHFVAVQVAHRNRMDSSLGIGYGSTLQIALAVMSILVFARLVPSRPLSLVFDVSELVALLGAALVSTLIALALAGRSDPACGLRWPGRGLFLLAMLAALRVPGQGTVCVSDPYRSARVSTRVPDTSSYRELPVSHSRLELGARTGWTSIGEADRPFGAAWASSQSIVRAARHHRRRERWSRFSPTSRLPRHSCETCTTSAHC; this is encoded by the coding sequence ATGCGCCGGTGGCTCGCGGGGCTGCTTCTGGTTCCACTCGCGCTCGAGTTCCTGCACGCGCCGCCGCTCCCAGCCCTCTTGGCTTCGGCCGCGGTGCTCGTCCCGCTCGCTGCTCTGCTCGGTCGAGCAACGGAGGAAGCAGCGGCGCACACCGGCCCGCTGGTCGGGGGACTACTCGATTCGACGCTCGGCAAGGCTGCCGAGCTGATCATCGCGTTGGCGGCCTTGCGGGCGGACCTTCACGAGTTGGTGAAGGCCTCGCTTGCTGGTTCCATCCTCCTGCTCATACTCGGAGCCTGTCTTCTCGTCGGCGGACTCCGTCATGGTCTCCAGCAATTCGATGCCCAGCTTGCCGGAATCAGCGCGCCGATGATGATGCTCGCCGTCGTGCTTCTGCTCGCCCCCGGGCTTTTCACCTTGGGACCGACCCCCGTGCAGGGTGAGGCGGTCGAGTGGATGAGCGTCGGCCTCGCCCTCGTCGTCGCCGGGCTTTACGCCCTCTCTTTGCTCGCCACTCTGCGCCTTCCAGGGACGGTTACCGAGCATGAGCACACTGCATGGCCACTGCGGCGAGCAGCCCTCGTCCTCGCCGGTGCAACGATCGGCCTCCTGTTCATGAGCGAGGTTCTCGTCGGCGCAGTCGAGCCGGTCGTCGCAGCGACTGGCATCTTCGCGTTCTTCGGCGGAGTCGTGCTGGTACTGCTCGTCGAAAGTGTTGCGGAGCATTTCGTCGCGGTGCAGGTGGCGCATCGGAACCGCATGGACTCCAGTCTGGGAATCGGCTATGGATCGACCTTGCAAATCGCGCTCGCCGTGATGTCCATTCTCGTTTTCGCTCGTCTCGTGCCGAGCCGGCCGCTATCGCTCGTCTTCGATGTCTCTGAACTCGTCGCCCTGCTCGGCGCAGCGCTGGTGTCGACACTCATCGCGCTCGCACTGGCTGGAAGGAGTGATCCTGCCTGCGGTTTACGCTGGCCTGGCCGTGGGCTGTTCCTTCTTGCCATGCTCGCTGCTCTTCGAGTACCGGGCCAGGGCACCGTCTGCGTGTCTGACCCGTATCGGTCGGCACGTGTGTCGACTCGGGTTCCCGACACGTCTTCGTACCGGGAGCTCCCGGTTTCTCATTCGCGCCTCGAGCTTGGAGCGCGCACCGGTTGGACGAGTATAGGTGAAGCGGATCGACCCTTCGGCGCAGCATGGGCGAGCAGCCAGTCGATTGTCCGAGCCGCCAGGCACCATCGGAGGAGGGAGCGATGGTCGAGGTTCTCGCCGACGAGCAGACTGCCCAGACACTCCTGCGAGACTTGCACGACGTCGGCGCACTGTTGA
- the ligA gene encoding NAD-dependent DNA ligase LigA has translation MAEQPALQADRVPPEVRARVEELRRLIQRYNYEYYVLNAPTVSDAEYDALMLELRRWEEQYPELVTPDSPTQRVGAPPAEGFATVQHEIPMLSLGNVFSDGEIRAWAERVYRLSGRQDVEFVTEPKVDGLAVSLLYRDGVLVRGATRGDGYTGEDVTNNVRTIRMIPLRLYPPEGVIVPPVLEVRGEVYMNVRDFERLNRERGEQGLPLFANPRNAAAGSLRQLDPSVTASRPLRFAAWDIGLWEGTEPPATHLATLEFLRQLQIPVVPDYRLCRSVDEVIAECHRWQERRDALEFEADGVVIKVNDRALYQALGVVGREPRGATAYKFPAHEKTTIVRDVIWSVGRTGKLTPVAVLEPVEIGGVIVERATLHNEEEIRRLGLLIGDAVVVQRRGDVIPKVVATIPQRRDGDERPVDIPRQCPVCGAHTIRLEGEVDRYCPNPNCPARLKASVRHFASRNAMDIEGLGEKISDLFVDLGIIRSLPDLYEIDWARVLQLEGFGPKKVENLRKAIEASKNRPFARFLFALGIRHVGERNAQLLADHFRSIDRLMEATIDELLQIPGFGPAVAQSVFEFFREPKNREMIERFRRLGVRMAEEEAAAVATVQGPLAGKTVVLTGRLETLTRSQAEELLRRAGAHVTDSVSRKTDYVFAGADPGSKYVRAQQLGVPILGEEDLLRMLRESGIEVEAAARS, from the coding sequence ATGGCGGAGCAACCAGCGCTGCAGGCGGATCGTGTCCCGCCGGAGGTTCGTGCCCGGGTCGAAGAGCTGCGGCGGCTCATCCAGCGCTACAACTACGAGTATTATGTGCTCAATGCTCCGACCGTAAGCGATGCCGAGTACGATGCGCTGATGCTCGAACTTCGGCGCTGGGAAGAACAGTACCCGGAACTGGTGACTCCGGATTCGCCGACCCAGCGGGTAGGTGCACCGCCAGCCGAAGGGTTCGCCACAGTCCAGCACGAAATCCCCATGCTCTCGCTCGGCAACGTCTTCTCCGATGGGGAAATCCGGGCATGGGCGGAGCGAGTGTACCGGCTGAGCGGTCGGCAGGATGTCGAGTTCGTGACCGAGCCCAAGGTCGATGGTCTCGCAGTCTCCTTGCTCTACCGAGATGGCGTACTGGTGCGCGGTGCGACGCGTGGAGACGGGTACACGGGAGAAGACGTGACGAACAACGTGCGGACGATCCGCATGATCCCGCTCCGCCTGTATCCCCCCGAGGGGGTTATCGTTCCACCTGTCCTGGAGGTGCGCGGCGAGGTCTACATGAACGTGCGGGACTTCGAAAGGCTGAACCGCGAGCGCGGGGAGCAGGGACTCCCGCTCTTCGCCAATCCCCGCAATGCGGCTGCTGGCTCGCTGCGCCAGCTCGACCCTAGCGTGACTGCTTCGCGACCGCTTCGTTTCGCAGCGTGGGATATCGGCCTTTGGGAGGGAACCGAGCCGCCCGCGACGCATCTGGCTACGTTGGAATTCCTCCGCCAGCTGCAGATTCCGGTCGTTCCCGATTATCGGCTCTGCCGTTCGGTCGACGAGGTGATCGCTGAGTGCCATCGTTGGCAGGAGCGTCGTGACGCGCTCGAGTTCGAAGCCGACGGAGTGGTGATCAAGGTCAATGACCGGGCGCTCTATCAGGCGCTCGGCGTCGTTGGACGCGAGCCGCGCGGGGCCACTGCGTACAAGTTCCCGGCTCATGAGAAGACGACCATCGTCCGGGACGTGATCTGGAGCGTCGGCCGGACGGGGAAGCTCACTCCGGTGGCAGTGCTCGAACCGGTCGAAATCGGTGGAGTCATTGTCGAGCGAGCAACGTTGCACAACGAGGAGGAGATCAGGCGACTCGGTCTGCTCATCGGTGATGCGGTCGTAGTGCAACGCCGAGGTGACGTGATTCCCAAGGTCGTCGCCACGATCCCGCAGCGGCGCGATGGCGACGAGCGACCGGTCGACATTCCGCGCCAGTGCCCAGTGTGCGGTGCTCATACCATTCGGCTAGAAGGAGAGGTCGATCGCTACTGCCCCAATCCGAATTGTCCGGCTCGCCTGAAAGCCTCGGTGCGCCATTTCGCCTCGCGCAATGCGATGGACATCGAGGGCCTCGGTGAGAAGATCTCGGATCTCTTCGTCGACCTCGGAATCATCCGCTCGCTGCCTGATCTCTACGAAATCGACTGGGCACGTGTCCTCCAGCTGGAAGGTTTTGGCCCCAAGAAGGTGGAAAATCTTCGAAAAGCCATCGAAGCGAGCAAGAACCGTCCCTTCGCGCGCTTCCTGTTCGCCTTGGGGATCCGTCACGTGGGGGAGCGCAATGCGCAACTTCTCGCCGACCATTTCCGCTCGATCGACCGGCTCATGGAGGCCACGATCGACGAGCTTCTGCAGATTCCGGGATTCGGTCCGGCCGTCGCCCAATCAGTCTTCGAGTTCTTCCGGGAGCCCAAGAATCGGGAGATGATCGAGCGGTTCCGCCGTCTCGGGGTGCGCATGGCCGAGGAAGAAGCGGCTGCGGTGGCTACCGTTCAGGGGCCGTTGGCGGGTAAGACGGTCGTGCTGACCGGACGGTTGGAGACGCTGACGCGCAGTCAGGCGGAGGAGTTGCTGCGGCGTGCCGGCGCCCACGTGACCGACAGTGTCTCGCGCAAGACCGACTACGTCTTCGCGGGCGCTGATCCCGGTAGCAAATACGTGCGAGCACAGCAGCTCGGTGTACCGATCCTGGGGGAAGAAGACCTCCTGCGCATGCTGCGCGAGTCGGGCATCGAAGTCGAGGCCGCCGCTCGTTCATGA
- the pyrE gene encoding orotate phosphoribosyltransferase translates to MVEVLADEQTAQTLLRDLHDVGALLTGHFLLASGRHSDRYIEKFALLRWPRRVEEMCRELLARLPWRGIDAVVGPTTGGILLAFECARQLGIQAAYAEREHEGSSRRVIRRGTRFSPGTRVLVVDDVLTTGGSLRETLRAVGEHPVEIVGVAVLIDRSTESIDLGVPPVALLRLDIANWPPDRCPLCQQGLPLVKPGTTALPGHASS, encoded by the coding sequence ATGGTCGAGGTTCTCGCCGACGAGCAGACTGCCCAGACACTCCTGCGAGACTTGCACGACGTCGGCGCACTGTTGACAGGGCATTTTCTCCTCGCCTCCGGCCGTCACAGTGATCGCTATATCGAAAAGTTCGCTCTGCTCCGCTGGCCGCGCCGCGTGGAAGAGATGTGTCGCGAGCTCCTCGCGCGGCTACCGTGGCGAGGAATCGACGCCGTCGTGGGACCGACGACCGGTGGCATCCTTCTGGCCTTCGAGTGCGCCCGGCAACTCGGCATCCAGGCAGCGTACGCGGAACGCGAGCACGAGGGGAGCAGCCGGCGAGTGATTCGGCGCGGAACCCGTTTCTCACCCGGCACGCGCGTCCTCGTCGTGGACGATGTGTTGACCACCGGTGGCTCGCTCCGCGAAACGCTGCGCGCGGTGGGCGAGCATCCAGTCGAGATCGTTGGGGTTGCCGTCCTCATCGATCGATCGACCGAGTCGATCGATCTGGGAGTGCCGCCCGTCGCGCTGCTCCGGCTGGACATCGCGAACTGGCCACCGGACCGATGCCCCTTGTGTCAGCAGGGTCTCCCGCTGGTCAAACCAGGGACGACCGCGCTGCCGGGGCATGCCTCATCATGA
- a CDS encoding exonuclease domain-containing protein, which yields MSDQPVEPAYDRLRSRARQLLLARGGIASEEQLIEGLFGSLGNRRLWAPFLAQLLETDAEIVRRPDGTWALRRRPLVPSRGWPRSFVALDVETTGLRPARHRIIEIGAVRYEDGCCVERFSVLVNPHRRLPVYIVRLTGIRDEDLLTAPSFVDVAAAFRVFLGESTVIGYNVGFDLDFLNAELRRIGQGPLPNPALDVLPLARALLTANGRYDLDAICRSIGLARGTRHRALPDAEATAVLYLHLVERAEQVGYRSPSDLQPAATRRTIVVEPVARGRAVLDQRLLADTPELPGVYLMRDALGRVLYVGKARNLRQRVRSYFSQPLGYTRKMDGLLESVAEIETVVTGSELEALLLESQFVQRYKPPYNTQLRNHEAYPYVKVELGRPWPRLMLARQRDDDDAVYVGPFRSTAAARSVVELLHQLLPLRTCHRSFRDARSYGRPCLQLTLGRCIGPCTGCVTPDEYRALVDCALRYLSGETSVVVERAQQLLADAVERLDFERAARLRDLLRRSEELVFSHRLVRQTISGRPCVIVTPCPETGDRAFLLIVAGRLWARVVADPREHDAAVAARLGAAWERAQQAAPWTLDQDSLDAAVIIARWLSEHAEDPTVFFLEHPVDWLALVRNGRSLPASAFAVHAPVDDENGTTKRTRGADSERGTQCEGTPGKHRRARPSLHALRSMADPHSGGAR from the coding sequence ATGAGCGACCAGCCCGTGGAGCCAGCCTACGATCGTCTCCGCAGTCGAGCTCGGCAGCTCTTGTTGGCGCGAGGAGGGATCGCCAGCGAAGAGCAGCTGATCGAGGGGCTCTTTGGCTCGCTCGGCAACCGCCGGCTGTGGGCACCATTCCTGGCTCAATTGCTGGAGACCGACGCGGAGATCGTCCGTCGACCGGATGGGACCTGGGCACTCCGACGTCGCCCGCTGGTACCCAGCAGGGGGTGGCCTCGCTCGTTCGTCGCGCTCGATGTCGAAACCACCGGTCTCCGCCCAGCACGGCACCGCATCATCGAGATCGGCGCAGTGCGTTACGAGGACGGCTGCTGCGTCGAGCGCTTCTCGGTCCTCGTCAACCCCCATCGGCGCTTGCCGGTCTACATCGTCCGTCTGACCGGGATCCGGGACGAGGATCTGCTGACGGCACCGTCGTTCGTCGATGTGGCCGCCGCATTTCGTGTCTTTTTGGGCGAGAGCACGGTCATCGGCTACAACGTGGGGTTCGACCTCGATTTTCTGAACGCCGAACTCCGGCGCATCGGTCAGGGACCGCTCCCCAATCCCGCACTCGACGTCTTGCCGCTCGCCCGGGCACTTCTCACCGCAAACGGCCGCTACGACCTCGACGCGATCTGTCGATCCATCGGTCTCGCTCGGGGCACCCGTCACCGTGCGCTACCGGATGCCGAAGCGACTGCCGTCCTCTATCTCCACCTCGTCGAGCGAGCCGAGCAGGTCGGATACCGCTCGCCGAGCGACCTCCAGCCAGCTGCCACGCGGCGAACGATCGTCGTCGAGCCGGTCGCCCGGGGGCGCGCAGTCCTGGACCAGCGCCTGCTGGCCGACACACCCGAACTTCCGGGGGTGTATCTCATGCGCGATGCGCTGGGACGTGTCCTGTATGTCGGCAAGGCGCGCAATCTCAGACAGCGAGTTCGCTCCTACTTCAGTCAACCACTGGGATACACCCGCAAGATGGACGGCTTGCTCGAATCGGTGGCCGAGATCGAGACGGTCGTTACCGGCTCGGAGTTAGAAGCACTGCTTTTGGAGAGTCAATTCGTCCAGCGGTACAAGCCGCCGTACAATACGCAACTCCGCAATCACGAGGCATACCCCTACGTGAAGGTCGAGCTCGGTCGCCCCTGGCCGCGCCTGATGCTGGCTCGTCAGCGTGACGATGACGACGCCGTGTACGTCGGGCCTTTTCGGAGCACGGCTGCTGCCCGCTCGGTCGTCGAGTTGCTCCACCAACTCCTCCCTTTGCGCACCTGCCACCGATCGTTCCGGGATGCCCGTTCCTATGGGCGCCCGTGCTTGCAACTGACGCTGGGACGCTGTATCGGCCCATGCACCGGATGCGTGACGCCTGACGAGTACCGAGCGCTCGTCGACTGCGCGCTGCGTTATCTCAGCGGCGAGACGAGCGTCGTCGTCGAACGTGCTCAACAGCTTCTCGCTGACGCGGTGGAGCGACTCGACTTCGAACGAGCAGCGCGCTTGCGCGATCTCCTGCGGCGCAGCGAGGAACTCGTGTTCAGTCATCGATTGGTCCGCCAGACGATCAGCGGACGACCGTGCGTCATCGTCACTCCCTGTCCTGAGACCGGCGATCGCGCCTTTCTCCTCATCGTTGCCGGACGACTCTGGGCGCGTGTCGTGGCCGATCCGCGCGAGCACGATGCAGCCGTGGCCGCCCGATTGGGAGCGGCCTGGGAACGCGCCCAACAGGCCGCTCCCTGGACGCTCGACCAGGACTCGCTCGATGCCGCAGTGATCATCGCGCGCTGGCTGTCCGAGCACGCGGAGGACCCGACCGTCTTCTTCCTCGAGCATCCGGTGGACTGGCTCGCACTGGTGCGGAACGGTCGATCGCTGCCCGCGTCGGCTTTCGCTGTCCATGCCCCGGTGGATGACGAGAACGGGACGACGAAACGAACGAGAGGAGCAGACAGTGAGCGAGGAACGCAGTGCGAGGGAACTCCTGGAAAGCATCGCCGAGCGCGTCCGTCACTGCACGCGCTGCGATCTATGGCGGACCCGCACTCAGGCGGTGCCAGGTGA